The Chloroflexota bacterium genome has a window encoding:
- a CDS encoding 4Fe-4S binding protein, protein MEEPLRPIIIPELCTSCGACVEVCPYHALSLVAGVPVLDTSIECVYCGNCEEVCPTEAIRRPFLVVFGQPSS, encoded by the coding sequence GTGGAAGAACCCTTGCGCCCCATCATCATCCCGGAATTGTGTACGTCCTGCGGGGCCTGCGTAGAAGTCTGCCCCTACCACGCGCTGTCGCTCGTGGCGGGCGTGCCCGTGCTGGACACTTCCATTGAGTGCGTGTACTGCGGCAACTGCGAGGAAGTGTGCCCCACCGAGGCCATCCGGCGCCCGTTCCTGGTCGTGTTCGGCCAACCCTCCTCCTAG